The following are encoded together in the Salmonella enterica subsp. enterica serovar Choleraesuis genome:
- the yqfB gene encoding UPF0267 protein YqfB: protein MNDITFFQRFEHDILADLKTITIRDASESHFKTGDILRVGRFEDNHYFCTIEVLSCSPVTLDQLTNEHARQENMALDELKQVISEIYPGQNQFYVIAFRRIEA from the coding sequence ATGAATGACATCACTTTCTTTCAGCGCTTTGAGCATGACATTCTGGCTGATTTAAAAACTATCACTATCCGCGATGCCAGCGAATCCCACTTCAAAACCGGAGATATTCTGCGTGTCGGGCGGTTTGAAGATAATCATTATTTTTGCACGATTGAAGTGCTGAGTTGCAGCCCGGTAACGCTGGATCAGTTAACCAACGAGCACGCCCGCCAGGAAAACATGGCGCTCGACGAGCTAAAACAGGTGATTAGCGAAATCTACCCCGGCCAGAACCAGTTTTACGTAATAGCGTTTCGGCGTATTGAAGCCTAA